A window of Theropithecus gelada isolate Dixy chromosome 14, Tgel_1.0, whole genome shotgun sequence contains these coding sequences:
- the SIGIRR gene encoding single Ig IL-1-related receptor: MPGVCDKAPDFLSPSEDQVLRPALGSSVALNCTAWVVSGPHCSLPSVQWLKDGLPLGNGGHYSLHEYSWDKANLSEVLVSSVLGVNVTSAEVYGAFACSIQNVSSSSFTLQRAGPTSHVAAVLASLLVLLTLLLAALLYVKCRLNVLLWYQDAYGEVEMNDGKLYDAYVSYSDCPEDRKFVNFILKPQLERRRGYKLFLDDRDLLPRAEPSADLLVNLSRCRRLIVVLSDAFLSRAWCSHSFREGLCRLLELTRRPIFITFEGQRRDPAHPALRLLRQHRHLVTLLLWRPGSVTPSSEFWKELQLALPRKVHYRPVEGDPQTQLQDDKDPMLILRGRVPEGRALDSEVDPDPEGDLGVRGPVFGEPSAPPHTSGVSLGEGRSSEVDVSDLGSRNYSARTDFYCLVSKDDM, translated from the exons ATGCCAG GTGTCTGTGATAAGGCCCCTGACTTCCTCTCCCCGTCTGAAGACCAGGTGCTGAGGCCTGCCTTGGGCAGCTCAGTGGCTCTGAACTGCACGGCTTGGGTAGTCTCTGGGCCCCACTGCTCCCTGCCTTCAGTCCAGTGGCTGAAAGATGGGCTTCCATTGGGAAATGGGGGCCACTACAGCCTCCACGAGTACTCCTG GGACAAGGCCAACTTGTCAGAGGTGCTTGTGTCCAGCGTCCTGGGGGTCAATGTGACCAGTGCTGAGGTCTACGGGGCCTTTGCCTGCTCCATCCAGAACGTCAGCTCCTCCTCCTTCACTCTTCAGAGAGCTG GCCCTACAAGCCACGTGGCTGCGGTGCTGGCCTCCCTCCTGGTACTGCTGACCCTGCTGCTGGCTGCCCTGCTCTATGTCAAGTGCCGTCTCAACGTGCTGCTCTGGTACCAGGACGCATATGGGGAGGTGGAGATGAACG ACGGGAAGCTCTACGACGCCTACGTCTCCTACAGCGACTGCCCAGAGGACCGCAAGTTCGTGAACTTCATCCTGAAGCCGCAGCTGGAGCGGCGTCGGGGCTACAAGCTCTTCCTGGACGACCGCGACCTCCTGCCGCGCGCTG AGCCCTCCGCCGACCTCCTGGTGAACCTGAGCCGCTGCCGCCGCCTCATCGTGGTGCTTTCCGACGCCTTCCTGAGCCGGGCCTGGTGCAGCCACAGCTTCCG GGAGGGCCTGTGCCGGCTGCTGGAGCTCACCCGCAGACCCATCTTCATCACCTTCGAGGGCCAGAGGCGCGACCCCGCGCACCCGGCGCTCCGCCTGCTGCGCCAGCACCGCCACCTGGTGACCTTGCTGCTCTGGAGGCCCGGCTCCGTG ACTCCTTCCTCCGAGTTTTGGAAAGAACTACAGCTGGCGCTGCCGCGGAAGGTGCATTACAGGCCGGTGGAAGGAGACCCCCAGACGCAGCTCCAGGACGACAAGGACCCCATGCTGATTCTTCGAGGCCGAGTCCCGGAGGGCCGGGCCCTGGACTCAGAGGTGGACCCTGACCCTGAGGGAGACCTGG GTGTCCGGGGGCCTGTCTTTGGAGAGCCATCAGCTCCACCGCACACGAGTGGGGTCTCGCTGGGAGAGGGCCGGAGCAGTGAAGTGGACGTCTCGGACCTCGGCTCGCGAAACTACAGTGCCCGCACAGACTTCTACTGCCTGGTGTCCAAGGATGATATGTAG